The following are encoded in a window of Impatiens glandulifera chromosome 5, dImpGla2.1, whole genome shotgun sequence genomic DNA:
- the LOC124938484 gene encoding T-complex protein 1 subunit zeta 1-like: MSLRVLNPNAEVLDKSAALHMNINAAKGLQDVLKTNLGPKGTIKMLVGGAGDIKLTKDGNTLLKEMQIQNPTAIMIARTAVAQDDTTGDGTTTTVIFIGELLKQSERYIDEGMHPRVLVDGFEIAKKETLKFLEKFKTPVVIGDEPDKEMLKMVARTTLRTKLYEALSDQLTDVVVDAVLCIRKPEESIDLFMVEIMHMRHKFDVDTRLVNGLVLDHGSRHPDMKRRVENCYILTCNVSLEYEKSEVNAGFFYSNAEQREAMVAAERRSVDERVNKIIELKNKVCAGTDNNFVIINQKGIDPPSLDILARAGIVALRRAKRRNMERLVLACGGEAVNSVDDLTPDCLGWAGLVYEHVLGEDKYTFVENVKNPFSCTILIKGPNDHTIAQIKDAIRDGLRAVKNTIEDESVVLGAGAFEVAARQYLVNEVKKTVKGRAQLGVEAFADALLVVPKILAENSGLDTQDVIISLTGEHDRGNIVGLNLHTGEPIDPQMEGIFDNYSVKRQIINSAPVIASQLLLVDEVIRAGRNMRKPT; this comes from the exons ATGTCACTCCGAGTTTTAAATCCAAATGCTGAAGTTCTCGATAAATCTGCTGCACTTCACATGAATATCAATGCCGCTAAGGGTTTACAAGACGTTCTTAAGACGAACCTAGGCCCCAAAGGCACTATCAAGAT GCTTGTTGGTGGAGCTGGTGATATTAAGCTCACTAAAGATGGGAACACTCTATTGAAAGAAATG CAAATTCAAAATCCTACTGCAATAATGATAGCCAGGACAGCAGTTGCACAGGATGACACAACTGGTGATGGAACAACTACTACTGTGATCTTCATTGGCGAGCTTTTGAAACAATCAGAGCGCTATATTGATGAAG GGATGCACCCTCGAGTTCTGGTCGATGGTTTCGAAATCGCAAAAAAAGAAACGTTGAAGTTTCTAGAAAAATTCAAGACCCCTGTAGTGATAGGTGATGAACCTGACAAAGAGATGCTGAAGATGGTGGCAAGGACAACACTGAGAACAAAG TTGTATGAAGCATTGTCTGATCAGTTGACTGACGTAGTTGTTGATGCA GTACTCTGCATTCGCAAACCTGAAGAATCTATCGATCTTTTTATGGTTGAGATTATGCATATGCGGCACAAGTTTGATGTTGACACCCGTTTG GTGAATGGTCTAGTCTTAGATCATGGTTCAAGACATCCGGATATGAAACGAAGAGTTGAAAACTGTTATATCTTGACTTGTAATGTATCGCTAGAGTATGAAAAAAG TGAAGTAAATGCAGGATTTTTTTACTCAAATGCGGAGCAGAGAGAGGCAATGGTTGCTGCAGAAAGACGCTCTGTTGATGAAAGGGTGAACAAGATTATTGAACTGAAGAACAAG GTTTGTGCTGGCACTGACAACAATTTTGTTATCATTAATCAAAAGGGAATCGACCCTCCATCATTGGATATTCTTGCTAGGGCTGGG attgtTGCTCTTCGGAGAGCCAAGAGGAGAAATATGGAGCGATTGGTTTTGGCTTGTGGTGGGGAGGCTGTTAACTCTGTTGATGACTTGACTCCTGATTGTCTGGGATGGGCTGGACTTGTTTATGAGCATGTTCTCGGAGAAGACAAGTATACATTTGTAGAAAATGTTAAGAATCCTTTCTCTTGTACAATCCTAATAAAAG GACCAAATGATCATACTATTGCACAAATTAAGGATGCTATCCGTGATGGTTTAAGAGCAGTGAAGAACACCATTGAAGATGAATCAGTTGTGCTA GGGGCAGGAGCATTTGAGGTAGCAGCTAGACAGTATCTTGTCAACGAAGTAAAGAAAACTGTTAAAGGG CGTGCCCAATTGGGAGTGGAAGCCTTTGCTGATGCTCTTCTAGTCGTTCCCAAGATCCTAGCAGAAAATTCTGGCCTTGACACCCAGGATGTGATAATTTCCCTTACg GGGGAACATGACCGAGGTAACATTGTTGGCCTAAACCTGCACACTGGAGAACCTATTGACCCACAAATGGAGGGTATCTTTGATAATTACTCAGTCAAACGGCAAATTATAAATTCTGC GCCGGTAATTGCCTCACAATTGCTGTTGGTGGATGAAGTGATTCGCGCGGGTCGCAATATGAGGAAGCCCACTTAG